GCACTCCCTACCGGGATACCTCGCTTGTCATCCACTATCTTGCCCGTGATCGCGGGGTTCAATCGGTCGTGGCCCGTGGAATTCGTACCCGCAAAGGCGCGGAACGAGCCACGTTGGCGGGGTTCCATACGGTCAACCTTCTGGGCGTCAGCCGCCAATCGCAAACCATGGGGACCCTCACCCAGGCCGAAATCATCCGCGGTCGCCACCATTTGCGGGAAGTTCCCCTGGCCATGGTCGCCGCCCAGGTCATTCAGGAAATCATCTATCGCTCCATCCCCCCAGGCGCTCCCCATCCGGAATATTTTGACCAGGTAGAAACCATTCTGGATCAACTGGATACTGATCAGGATCCCCTCGGAATTCTGGCTTTCTTCCAGGGAGTGACCTTGCGGGAAACGGGTTATGGTTGGCGTACTGACATCTGCGTTGGTTGCGCAACCGATACGCAACTGGCCTATTACTCCGTGCGACAAGCACAGACAGTTTGCCAGGCCTGCGGGGCACCTCATGCCGACCACCTTTTTTCTCTCAACGCCGCCGAACGACA
The Magnetococcales bacterium DNA segment above includes these coding regions:
- the recO gene encoding DNA repair protein RecO — encoded protein: MQFRDLALVLRRTPYRDTSLVIHYLARDRGVQSVVARGIRTRKGAERATLAGFHTVNLLGVSRQSQTMGTLTQAEIIRGRHHLREVPLAMVAAQVIQEIIYRSIPPGAPHPEYFDQVETILDQLDTDQDPLGILAFFQGVTLRETGYGWRTDICVGCATDTQLAYYSVRQAQTVCQACGAPHADHLFSLNAAERQAMTTLNWSDHFVPLTPAERLNLFRIGSACLKRFGGHALNAELHFYHLLGQSASPDNQ